Within Spinacia oleracea cultivar Varoflay chromosome 4, BTI_SOV_V1, whole genome shotgun sequence, the genomic segment TCCAATACGAGTAGGTAggtgtacgctcctcattccaactagggatgggcccttgttggggagggtgATAGGGATAGTTGACATAGGGGGCAAAACATGAAAATTGTACACCCGCCTACTAtagtaggacgagtcaaaatcgGGATAAGAATCCCCCGTGCGGCTTCCTTGTGAAGCAAGAGAAGCCAAGGTGTTAGCTTGGTTCGCTTGTCCTTGTAAGATAGCCGCAAGGGTGGATTGCAAGCCTTGGAAATCAAAAGGAGAGGAAGAGGAGGACATACCACCCTCATTAGGGGAAGGCTCCAAGATAGGAGGACTACGGGGAGGACCATGGGGAGGAGACTCCGGATTGggtggaggaggaggaagcCGCTGTGCTTGGGCAATGAATCGCGGGTCACGGGGAAGCAAGTACCGGACATTAGGAGTCCAAGAAGTGATGGCGGGATTGGGGAGGATGCACCAATCTCGCTGCTTTACCATCCAAATATACTTGTCGTCCTTGGTGGCCTTGATCCACTTGGCATTGGAGAGTGTCCTCAAGTCAAGGAACTCCCCTCCGGGAACCTCATCCAACTCAGCTAGGGTGTGCTGATAGGGATCACCGGGGAGTGCCCTCAAGAGAAGAGTGAGCATTCCTCCTAAGAGAATATCCCCACTAGTCGGCTGCCCATCCCGATGCTCAATGATTCGGGTGATCAACTGATAGGCGTGTTTTACTTGTTTTTGGCAAAATAGACCTGATTGCAATTGGCAAGATCTCTTGCATTAAATTGTGACAGTCATGGGATTTCAAGCCTGTTAATTTCAAGTCTTTCATCGAAACAAGCCTCTGGATATTGGAGGAATACCCGTGAGGAACCTTCACGCCATGTAAGGACTGACATAAAACccttttctcctttttagaTAAAGTGTAACAAGCTGGAGGTAAATAATTGCGTTTTCCCTTCTTTACAGCATCCAACTCCGGTCGAATTCccaatttaaccatgtcatccCTTGCATTTTTTCCATCCTTTGTTTTACCTGGTATGTTTAGAAGCGTGCCAATAAGACTATCAAATACGTTCTTCTCAACATGCATCACGTCAATACAATGTCTTACATCCAAATGTTCCCAGTATGGAAGGCTCCAAAATATAGACATCTTTTTGTAACAAGCTTGGCCAGTCGTAGCTTTGTATGGTTTTCCAAATACACAATTGATGTCCTTAACCTGTTCATAGACTTGCTTCCCTGTTAGAGGAATAGGGGCAGATCTATGCTCAGGTTTTCCATCAAATGCCTTTCAAAGTTTGCGATAGGGATGACTACGAGGCAAAAACACCCTAGTGCTCATGTATACCTGCTTATTACATTTCTCTAAATGAATTGCTTTTGTATCATTTTCACAAATAGGGCATGCTTTATAACCCTTTGTGACGTGACCGGATAAATTCCCATATGCAGGAAAATCATTAATTGTGCAATATATCATGGCACGCAATGTAAAAGTCTCTTGTCGATATGCATCAAACACAGGCACACCTTCATCCCACAACATTTTTAAGTCTTCAATTAGTGGTGCTaagtacacatctatgtcattccCAGGTTGCTTAGGCCCTGATATCAACAATGACAACTTAATGTACTTCCGCTTCATGGTTAGCCAAGGTGGCAAATTGTATATCACGAGCGAAACAGGCCATGTGCTATGTTGGCTACTCATGTTACCAAACGGGTTGATCCCATCTGTACATAATCCTAACCTCAAATTCCTTGATTCACGACCAAATTCCTCGAATTGATCATCAATATGTTTCCACTGTGGGGAATCGGCTACATGTCGAATCATTTCATCTTTTGTGCGCTTGTCAGCATGCCACGTTAAATTTTCAGCATCTTTGGCATTAGCGAACAAGCGTTTCAATCTCGGAACTATAGGCAGATACCATAGTACCTTGGCAGGTTCATTGGTAGCATCACCATTGTCACTCACCTTATATCGAGATTCCCCACATCTTGGACATTCTTGCAACTCATTGTACTCTTTTcgatacaacacacaatcattaggGCAAACGTGTATCCTCTCTGCATCCAAACCCATCGGACACAACATTTTTTTAGTATGGTATGTAGAACTTGCAAGCTCATTGTTCTCGGGGAACATGTCTTTTAGTTTTGCCATCAACTTTGTAAAACTTTTATCAGTCCACCCACCTTCTGCTTTTATCTGGAACAGACTTAGCACACTAGATAATTTAGTATACTTGGTGCAACCCTCATACAAAGGTTTTTCGGCATCACTCAAAAAACTATCAAGAACATGCGACCTCTCTTCTAAATTATCCTCCGTATCATGCACAAAATCATCTAGCTCATCATTTTCATAAGATAAATGATTGTTACTTAGATTCTCTACAGGATCCTCATAGTTATTGTTTGTCCTACCTGAAATCCCTTCACCATGCCATATCCATTCGGTATAATTCTTAGAAAACCCATTCCAAAATATATGATCTCGTAATTGACTTTCTGTAGACA encodes:
- the LOC130471904 gene encoding uncharacterized protein — protein: MAKLKDMFPENNELASSTYHTKKMLCPMGLDAERIHVCPNDCVLYRKEYNELQECPRCGESRYKVSDNGDATNEPAKVLWYLPIVPRLKRLFANAKDAENLTWHADKRTKDEMIRHVADSPQWKHIDDQFEEFGRESRNLRLGLCTDGINPFGNMSSQHSTWPVSLVIYNLPPWLTMKRKYIKLSLLISGPKQPGNDIDVYLAPLIEDLKMLWDEGVPVFDAYRQETFTLRAMIYCTINDFPAYGNLSGHVTKGYKACPICENDTKAIHLEKCNKQAFDGKPEHRSAPIPLTGKQVYEQVKDINCVFGKPYKATTGQACYKKMSIFWSLPYWEHLDVRHCIDVMHVEKNVFDSLIGTLLNIPGKTKDGKNARDDMVKLGIRPELDAVKKGKRNYLPPACYTLSKKEKRVLCQSLHGVKVPHGYSSNIQRLVSMKDLKLTGLKSHDCHNLMQEILPIAIRSILPKTSKTRLSVDHPNH